One genomic segment of Chloroflexota bacterium includes these proteins:
- a CDS encoding YlxR family protein, translating into MTPRRIPIRTCCGCGRKSGKRAMVRIVRQPDGGVAVDPTGRASGRGAYLCEDPACWELGLGRNRLERTLRVTIPPDQRSALLAYAGEQGQDWVGEED; encoded by the coding sequence ATGACGCCGAGACGCATTCCCATCCGGACCTGTTGCGGGTGCGGCAGGAAGAGCGGGAAGCGGGCAATGGTGCGCATCGTCAGGCAACCGGACGGCGGCGTTGCCGTCGACCCCACCGGCCGGGCGTCCGGCAGAGGCGCCTACTTGTGCGAGGACCCGGCATGCTGGGAGTTGGGCCTCGGCCGAAACAGGCTGGAGCGCACGCTCAGAGTCACCATCCCACCGGACCAACGTTCCGCCTTGCTGGCCTACGCAGGGGAACAGGGCCAAGACTGGGTAGGCGAGGAGGACTGA